GGTGGAGGTGGTAGTTCAGAAGGCGGGAAATCGACACCCAAACTGAAAGTTAGTGAGATTACCTATTCAGACCCCGGATTAAAACAATGCGTGCTGGATGCCGGAGTGACCTATGCCCATGAACTGAAGGTACTTTTCTGCGAAGAGAAGGGGCTCACGGATGTGTCGAGCTTACAGCATTTTCCTAACTTACATGCGTTGGAGCTTAGGGATAATGCAATTGAGCAGATTGATCTGTCCAACCTGACGGAGCTCGAATGGCTGACGTTGTCGGGGAACTTGCTTAAACGTTTGGATTTAAGCCGGAATACGGAGTTAGTCAGTATTTCGGTCAATAATAATCAGCTGACTTCACTCGATGTTTCCCAAAGTCCCGACTTGTTATCTATCTGGGCGGATAAGAACCCGCTTTCAGCCATTGATGTGACACGCAACTCTAAACTGACAGATATAAATCTGGGTGCGAATGCGATTTCTAATCTTGACCTGACTTATAACCCTCAGCTTGAAACGCTGGATATGAGTGGCAGCCAACTCGAGACGATTGACCTCAGTGCGAATAGCAAGTTGAAAGAGTTAAACCTTGCTAAGAACAAGCTCACCACGGTGTCGTTGAAGTTCAATCCGCAACTAGAAGATGTGACTCTCGATGGGAATCAGATCACTACGCTTGATTTGTCGGCGAACCCCAAACTGACCCATGTCAGCGCCAGCAGTAATGAACTGACTGAAATTGATGTTTCGAAAAATACAACACTGAAAGATCTATTGGTGGCTGACAATCACCTCACGACGATTGATTTGTCACAGAACGGTCAGCTGGAGTGGCTGCTGCTGCGGGACAATCAGATAACAGACATCGATCTGAGCCAAAACGTATCGTTGAAGACGCTGGGGATTTCGGCAAATCCACTAAACGTTATTGATTTAAGCCAAAACCTGAAGTTGGAGTCATTCACCTTTCTCGCAGATCCGTTGGCATACCCGGGCTCTGGGTTAAACACGATCGATTTGTCTCAGAATCGAATGTTAAGATGGCTGCAAATCGGGGAGCATTCATTGTCCAGCTTGGATCTTAGCCAGAACGTCAATCTTGAATACCTCAGTGCTGGCAGTAACGAGCTTCCAGCCATTGATCTTAAGCAGAACACCAAGTTGACCAATCTGAGCCTGGGAGATAATCAGCTCGCGACGATTGATTTGTCCAAGCAGCCCAAACTGGAATGGCTTTTCATCACGAAAAATAATCTGACGGACATCAACCTGGAGAAAAATCCTAAGCTGGTTAGTGTGAGCGCCCTGCTGAATCCGCTGTCAGAACCAACCAAGACACATCTGGATGTCCTGGCAAAACGAGGGGTCCAAGTGTTCTATTAATCACACGATGGAATAAGCAAAGGCGTTTCGGTTGATGCGCCTTTTGCTGTGTGTAAGGCATGTGGCATTATTAATCTGTGGTCAACACTTTGCTTTTGTGAACTCACCGCGGATACTGAAACGCTATCTGGCTAAAGCAATGCCATAGATTGGAGGACTGGGGGGCGGCGTTTTTGGAATCGGGTTGACCCAGTGTGGTAAAGCCTGATGCGGAGAGTTCACGTTATCGTTTTCAGATAGTGCAAAGTAACTGTGATATTTGTCATTTTCTTAAAGTTAGTTAAACTGATTCACAAAGGTGTTTTTTATTGCCAACCCTCTTTTGAAATAGTTTATAGTGGCCTTTTTTAAGGGAATGTTGAGCTATGAATAATAAGCCATGCCCAGTTCTCGTAGGGCTAACTTTCGATGATGAAAGCAAAGAAGCTTTAGAAGCAATTAATGAAATGAATAGTGTGATTGAGAATGGCTGGATCGCCATAGCACTAGGTCACTTAGCCATTATATTTGGAGGTCTGGCCGTAAAGTCTCCGGCATCG
Above is a window of Photobacterium sp. TY1-4 DNA encoding:
- a CDS encoding leucine-rich repeat domain-containing protein — encoded protein: MKLKTLAAMVALMSLAGCGGGGSSEGGKSTPKLKVSEITYSDPGLKQCVLDAGVTYAHELKVLFCEEKGLTDVSSLQHFPNLHALELRDNAIEQIDLSNLTELEWLTLSGNLLKRLDLSRNTELVSISVNNNQLTSLDVSQSPDLLSIWADKNPLSAIDVTRNSKLTDINLGANAISNLDLTYNPQLETLDMSGSQLETIDLSANSKLKELNLAKNKLTTVSLKFNPQLEDVTLDGNQITTLDLSANPKLTHVSASSNELTEIDVSKNTTLKDLLVADNHLTTIDLSQNGQLEWLLLRDNQITDIDLSQNVSLKTLGISANPLNVIDLSQNLKLESFTFLADPLAYPGSGLNTIDLSQNRMLRWLQIGEHSLSSLDLSQNVNLEYLSAGSNELPAIDLKQNTKLTNLSLGDNQLATIDLSKQPKLEWLFITKNNLTDINLEKNPKLVSVSALLNPLSEPTKTHLDVLAKRGVQVFY